One genomic region from Flagellimonas oceani encodes:
- a CDS encoding response regulator transcription factor — translation MQDLEEQRTISIVLADDHSLVRDGIRALLEEEPDLDVIGEVSNGLDALKMVVEKSPDILIIDIRMPELDGIETVEQLNAKGQSGTKCIILSMHDSEEYILKSVKAGANGYLLKDTGKAEFVKAIHMVQEGGKYFSGDISNVLVNNLFSSDSKANEPSSKANKNNPFDLTNKELKVLELVLAGYTNKEISEKLQNSKRTIETHRFNLMKKMEVKNLIDLSKKANKHNLV, via the coding sequence ATGCAAGATTTGGAAGAACAGCGAACCATTAGCATAGTTTTGGCAGATGACCACTCTTTGGTCCGGGACGGTATTCGTGCTTTGTTGGAGGAAGAGCCGGATTTGGATGTGATAGGGGAAGTGTCCAATGGTTTGGATGCCCTTAAAATGGTGGTCGAAAAATCCCCCGATATTTTGATCATTGACATCCGAATGCCCGAGTTGGACGGTATAGAAACCGTAGAGCAACTCAATGCCAAAGGACAATCCGGTACAAAGTGCATCATTCTTTCCATGCACGATTCGGAGGAATACATTCTTAAATCGGTCAAGGCCGGGGCCAATGGTTATCTTTTAAAGGATACGGGCAAGGCGGAGTTCGTAAAGGCCATACATATGGTTCAAGAAGGGGGCAAATATTTTAGCGGTGATATTTCCAATGTGTTGGTAAACAATTTGTTCAGTTCCGATAGCAAGGCAAACGAACCATCATCAAAAGCCAATAAAAACAACCCTTTTGATCTTACCAATAAAGAGCTTAAAGTGCTGGAACTGGTTTTGGCAGGTTATACCAACAAAGAGATTTCGGAAAAACTTCAGAACAGTAAACGTACCATAGAAACGCATCGCTTCAACCTGATGAAAAAGATGGAAGTGAAAAATTTAATCGATCTTTCCAAAAAAGCCAACAAGCACAATTTGGTGTAA
- a CDS encoding nitrate reductase, with amino-acid sequence MLEKNTHKTICSYCGVGCGITVSKDAKGILSVTGDEEYPVNKGMLCSKGKTLNYVAQDTKDRILYPEMRWSRNHPMQRVTWDMAFKRAAAVFGSIMEKHGPDSVGLYVSGQCLTEEYYLANKLTKGFLGTNNIDTNSRLCMSSAVVGYKKTVGNDAVPIAYADIELADCFLIAGANPAWCHPILFRRIEKHKEQNPKVKLIVVDPRKTQTCALADLHLQILPGTDVILFNAMARWLIEKKKIDTSFIQKHTSNFEACKQMAFELSIRKAAEKCGITAGEIQKAAKMIADAKGFISMWTMGLNQSVIGVDKNVSLLNLSLLTGQIGKPGSGPFSLTGQPNAMGGREVGGMASLLAAHRDLGNPRHREEVQQFWGGKEIKGEPGLTATEMFDALESGKMKAIWIICTNPVVSLPNAKKIEKALEKANFVIVQDISHNSETTKYADLLLPAAGWLEKEGTMTNSERRISYLPKVIDAPGEALPDAEILWRFAQEMGYGGFDYNSVSEVYDEYCLMTKGTNIDISGLSHERLKKEGSFQWPVPSPEHKGTPRLFQDQKYFTANGKVHFNAPRNLYNKSEITSQDFPLVLNTGRIRDQWHTRTKTGKVKRLLTHIPSPFLEMNKVDAYVRNLKEGDIAVIRSRRGTVRVKVKINYDIRERVVFLPMHWGKILNNDFSRANNLTNDIVDPISKEPDFKYCAVQVEKYSKPPQKIVVVGAGAAAYRFIQTYREKNRTDEIHVFSKEEHPFYNRVLLPEYVNEELSWEALQKLKQGELEKLKVRLYPNNGIKHIDRNGKTVTDDFANVHTYDLLILATGSKAFVPNEVRMDLPGRFTMRERGDADRLKNYLSKTKLSPSEQHVVIVGGGLLGLELAAALKKININISIIQRAPRLMERQLDPVSSKLLAEDVSERGIQLFFDNEVSTIFEDEESQYTLMANLKTGRTLRCNAIVYAIGTSPNISLATEAGLDTRRGVMVDAYLKTSDPSIFALGEIAEFENALYGITSAAEQQADVAANYILGDLGSMYGGSVLMNILKFENLDLCSIGMVNAPKNDPSYEEILLMDVSKRFYKKCIVKDDTLKGAILMGDKNEFAEFKRLIEEEIELSEKREELLRGTSTMEPLKGNLVCSCSQVGDGNIKDAIAGGCTDFAQLCSQTGAGLGCGSCKPEVQAILNTQRKTIMV; translated from the coding sequence ATGCTGGAAAAAAATACACATAAAACTATTTGTTCGTATTGTGGTGTGGGCTGTGGCATTACGGTTTCCAAAGATGCAAAGGGCATATTGTCCGTAACCGGTGACGAGGAGTACCCCGTGAACAAAGGAATGCTCTGTTCCAAAGGAAAAACCTTGAATTATGTGGCCCAAGATACCAAGGATAGGATACTGTACCCGGAAATGCGATGGAGTAGAAACCACCCCATGCAGCGGGTCACCTGGGATATGGCCTTCAAAAGGGCAGCAGCAGTTTTTGGGAGCATCATGGAAAAACACGGTCCGGACAGTGTGGGACTTTATGTGTCGGGCCAGTGCCTTACCGAGGAATATTATTTGGCGAACAAGCTGACCAAGGGTTTTTTGGGGACCAATAATATAGATACCAACTCTCGGCTATGTATGAGCTCTGCCGTAGTGGGGTATAAGAAAACAGTGGGCAACGATGCCGTGCCCATCGCCTATGCCGATATAGAGTTGGCAGATTGCTTTTTGATCGCTGGAGCCAACCCGGCATGGTGCCACCCCATATTGTTTCGCCGTATTGAAAAACATAAGGAGCAAAACCCCAAGGTTAAATTGATCGTAGTGGATCCGCGCAAGACGCAGACCTGTGCTTTGGCGGATTTACACTTACAGATTTTGCCAGGAACCGATGTTATTTTGTTCAATGCCATGGCAAGATGGTTGATTGAAAAGAAGAAGATAGATACATCGTTCATACAAAAACATACTTCCAATTTTGAAGCCTGCAAGCAGATGGCGTTCGAGCTTTCCATTCGCAAGGCTGCGGAAAAGTGTGGAATAACGGCAGGGGAAATACAAAAGGCCGCCAAGATGATCGCGGATGCCAAAGGATTCATCAGCATGTGGACCATGGGGCTGAACCAAAGCGTTATTGGGGTGGACAAAAATGTTTCATTATTGAACCTTTCCTTGTTAACTGGGCAGATTGGCAAGCCCGGTTCCGGGCCGTTTTCGTTAACGGGGCAGCCCAATGCCATGGGAGGTCGAGAAGTAGGGGGGATGGCCAGTTTATTGGCGGCCCATCGCGATCTGGGAAATCCAAGACACAGGGAAGAAGTACAGCAATTTTGGGGTGGAAAGGAAATCAAGGGTGAGCCAGGGCTTACGGCAACGGAAATGTTCGATGCCTTGGAGTCCGGGAAAATGAAAGCAATATGGATTATTTGCACCAACCCCGTTGTGAGTTTGCCCAATGCCAAAAAGATTGAAAAAGCGCTCGAAAAGGCCAATTTTGTGATTGTTCAGGATATTTCCCATAATTCCGAGACCACAAAATATGCGGATTTGTTGTTGCCAGCGGCAGGTTGGTTGGAAAAAGAGGGCACCATGACCAATTCCGAACGTAGGATAAGTTATTTGCCCAAGGTGATCGATGCTCCTGGCGAGGCCCTGCCCGATGCAGAAATCTTGTGGAGGTTTGCCCAGGAAATGGGCTATGGAGGTTTTGACTATAACAGTGTTTCCGAAGTTTACGATGAATATTGTTTGATGACCAAAGGGACCAATATTGATATCTCTGGACTGTCCCACGAACGGCTCAAAAAGGAGGGAAGTTTCCAATGGCCGGTACCTTCGCCCGAACACAAGGGTACCCCACGCCTGTTTCAGGATCAGAAATATTTTACCGCAAATGGAAAGGTACACTTTAATGCGCCCAGAAATCTGTACAACAAATCAGAGATCACTTCTCAGGACTTTCCATTGGTGCTCAATACGGGAAGAATCAGGGATCAATGGCACACCCGTACCAAAACGGGAAAAGTAAAACGACTATTGACCCACATTCCATCTCCTTTTCTAGAAATGAACAAGGTGGATGCCTATGTTCGAAATCTTAAGGAAGGCGATATTGCCGTGATAAGGAGCAGACGTGGAACTGTAAGGGTCAAGGTCAAGATCAATTACGATATTCGCGAAAGGGTTGTTTTTCTCCCAATGCACTGGGGAAAGATCTTGAACAATGATTTTAGCAGGGCCAATAATCTTACCAACGATATTGTGGACCCGATTTCCAAGGAGCCCGACTTTAAATATTGTGCCGTTCAGGTTGAAAAATATAGCAAACCCCCACAAAAAATAGTTGTTGTTGGTGCCGGGGCGGCTGCTTATCGGTTTATCCAGACCTATCGGGAAAAGAACAGAACCGATGAAATCCATGTATTTTCCAAAGAAGAACATCCATTTTACAACCGTGTTCTGCTTCCAGAATATGTGAATGAAGAATTGTCGTGGGAGGCCCTTCAAAAATTGAAACAAGGTGAACTTGAAAAGCTTAAGGTGAGATTATATCCCAACAATGGCATCAAACACATCGACCGTAACGGCAAAACGGTAACTGATGATTTTGCCAACGTACACACTTATGATCTATTGATATTGGCCACAGGTAGCAAGGCCTTTGTGCCCAATGAAGTGCGCATGGATCTCCCCGGTAGGTTTACGATGAGGGAAAGGGGGGATGCGGACCGACTCAAAAACTATCTGTCCAAAACAAAGCTCTCCCCCAGCGAACAGCATGTGGTTATCGTGGGAGGAGGCCTTCTAGGACTTGAACTGGCAGCTGCGTTGAAAAAAATCAACATCAACATCAGCATCATACAACGTGCGCCAAGATTAATGGAACGCCAATTGGACCCTGTTTCCAGCAAATTGTTGGCCGAAGATGTATCAGAAAGGGGAATACAATTGTTTTTTGATAATGAGGTGAGTACTATTTTCGAAGATGAAGAGTCGCAATACACTTTGATGGCCAACCTGAAAACGGGCAGGACCTTACGTTGCAATGCCATTGTTTATGCCATTGGAACCAGCCCCAATATATCGTTGGCCACAGAAGCCGGCCTTGACACACGAAGGGGCGTTATGGTGGATGCGTATCTTAAAACCAGCGATCCGTCCATATTTGCATTGGGCGAAATTGCAGAATTTGAGAACGCACTATATGGCATTACCTCGGCAGCCGAACAACAGGCCGATGTGGCCGCAAATTATATCCTTGGGGATTTGGGAAGCATGTATGGCGGTTCCGTGTTGATGAACATTTTAAAGTTTGAGAACCTTGATCTCTGTAGCATTGGAATGGTCAATGCTCCGAAGAACGATCCTTCCTACGAGGAAATTTTATTGATGGATGTGAGCAAGCGGTTCTATAAAAAGTGCATTGTAAAGGACGATACCTTGAAAGGGGCTATTCTGATGGGGGATAAAAATGAGTTTGCCGAGTTTAAGCGACTCATAGAGGAAGAAATAGAACTTTCGGAAAAAAGAGAAGAATTGTTGCGGGGAACTTCCACGATGGAACCGCTAAAAGGAAACTTGGTCTGTTCCTGCAGTCAAGTTGGGGATGGCAATATTAAAGATGCCATAGCGGGCGGATGCACGGATTTTGCCCAATTATGCTCCCAAACGGGTGCAGGATTGGGGTGCGGAAGCTGTAAACCAGAGGTTCAGGCAATATTGAACACACAAAGAAAAACAATAATGGTCTGA
- a CDS encoding rubredoxin: protein MNDDLHRILISGGITSPGELKDSIAMLETAGLSEVYFGSRQDILFPLVNTNKDRLEKNSKYNTDIVADRSYQNIVCSYVSADIFDATHWLKGSTYLYLLEQFDYMPKLKVNITDPKQRLVPIFSGNLNFVASEEEDYWYLNILLPHWKQDAYYPVLIYSWDIVSVCKAIEEVYYTMDNVEQLFAVLNERLQATNNRAIKKELQIPLVTFPYYEGMNRMGLDQYWLGLYWRNNRYDLQFLKALCGFCLDNSIGKICITPWKSFIIKGISKESRPALERFLGQRGINVRHSQLEMNWHLPVDDQDTLELKRYLVNKFDQNDISTYGLTFGISKDVGKKSHFSSIVIEQNPTTKIGEDYNVSPTFNVCHFKDFDPNTRIYMVYAQDVDKSELPELLMELSKKYFQQLGQEKSVPEENKTIEEDVKREVHQCKNCLTVYDDAIGDIKSGVTPKTKFEDVPCGYVCSVCGSDKSFFETVELFLK, encoded by the coding sequence ATGAACGACGATTTGCACAGAATTTTGATAAGCGGGGGCATTACCTCGCCAGGAGAGCTTAAGGACAGTATCGCCATGCTCGAAACGGCCGGGCTGTCGGAAGTTTACTTTGGCTCAAGGCAGGATATTTTATTCCCTTTGGTAAATACCAACAAAGACCGATTGGAAAAGAACTCCAAGTACAATACGGACATTGTTGCCGACCGATCCTATCAGAACATTGTATGCTCTTACGTTTCGGCAGACATTTTTGATGCGACCCATTGGCTCAAAGGATCTACCTACCTCTATTTGTTGGAGCAATTTGATTATATGCCCAAGTTAAAGGTAAATATAACCGACCCAAAACAACGGTTGGTGCCCATTTTTAGCGGAAACCTCAATTTTGTGGCTTCTGAAGAGGAGGACTATTGGTACCTGAACATTCTATTGCCACACTGGAAGCAAGATGCCTACTACCCCGTATTGATCTACAGTTGGGACATTGTTTCGGTCTGTAAGGCCATAGAAGAGGTCTATTATACCATGGATAATGTTGAACAGCTTTTTGCCGTTTTGAACGAGCGATTGCAGGCGACCAACAATAGAGCAATCAAAAAAGAGCTACAAATACCATTGGTGACCTTTCCCTATTACGAAGGTATGAACCGAATGGGCCTAGATCAATATTGGTTGGGGTTGTATTGGCGAAATAACCGGTACGACCTTCAATTTCTAAAAGCACTGTGCGGTTTCTGCTTGGACAATAGTATTGGAAAAATATGCATTACCCCATGGAAATCCTTTATCATTAAGGGCATTTCCAAAGAGTCGCGGCCGGCATTGGAACGATTTCTTGGACAGCGGGGCATTAATGTGCGACATTCACAGTTGGAGATGAACTGGCATTTGCCGGTTGATGATCAGGATACTTTGGAGCTTAAACGGTACTTGGTCAACAAATTCGACCAAAACGATATCAGTACGTATGGGCTCACCTTTGGGATTAGCAAGGATGTGGGGAAAAAATCCCATTTTTCGTCCATTGTGATAGAGCAGAACCCGACCACAAAAATCGGAGAGGATTATAATGTGAGCCCGACCTTTAATGTGTGTCACTTTAAAGATTTTGATCCCAATACAAGAATATACATGGTCTACGCCCAGGATGTGGACAAAAGTGAACTTCCCGAACTATTGATGGAGTTGAGCAAGAAATATTTTCAGCAGCTCGGTCAGGAGAAGAGCGTTCCTGAAGAAAACAAAACAATAGAGGAGGATGTAAAACGCGAGGTCCATCAATGTAAAAATTGTCTGACCGTTTACGACGATGCAATCGGAGACATCAAATCCGGTGTAACGCCCAAAACAAAGTTCGAGGATGTGCCTTGTGGTTATGTTTGTTCCGTATGTGGTTCGGATAAAAGTTTTTTTGAAACTGTTGAGCTATTTTTAAAGTAG